A stretch of the Papaver somniferum cultivar HN1 chromosome 6, ASM357369v1, whole genome shotgun sequence genome encodes the following:
- the LOC113287752 gene encoding uncharacterized protein LOC113287752, giving the protein MEHSGFLDFVDRVFVLRDSCEVQRLNLVFSDIGCDKATARSVNSWIFASLTRGVEEVSMDISAEKDLAVKLPLSLFNCKSLSKLELKIGRYECSSLVLPSSISLPCLKFLKLESVSIDDENPADKLFSSCPALESLVIKDSRLNISISSVTLKHFELDNNPSLPLGNEVKIVKLDAPNLKSLSCKSCLSYDYCLENLTSLVIADINMVVKEDAEELPPADINMVVNEDGELPPEDVNMVVNGDGEELPLEDVNIVVNEDGDELPPVEVNIVVNEDGEELPPADVNIVDLVVNEDGGELPPAHVDIVVNEDGEELPPVDTNMEVKEDTEDLLKTFLEFSEVLKKSFAQNTTKLLRALHSAKNLALSPWFLEVLSGVPDLSDIQLPVFINPRSLKLQTWLSKDCFAVVISLLKKSPNAESLSVEITKKCFVEPPSFPLCDEVMSDSASVLDCPEEEFFTPGMLSHLRFLELQGVIGSINELKFVEILLKNTVVLEVVSLHSSSEVLGDDLSRFNMFCEKVTTFPSASSSVYIKME; this is encoded by the exons atggAACATTCTGGGTTCTTGGATTTTGTCGATAGGGTATTTGTCCTTCGTGATAGTTGTGAAGTACAGAGGTTGAATCTTGTTTTCAGTGATATTGGTTGCGATAAAGCAACCGCTCGCAGTGTTAATTCATGGATTTTTGCTTCCCTAACAAGAGGTGTCGAAGAAGTATCTATGGATATTAGTGCTGAGAAGGATCTTGCAGTTAAGTTACCTTTGTCTCTATTCAATTGTAAATCACTGTCGAAGTTAGAGTTGAAAATTGGTCGCTATGAGTGCTCGAGTTTAGTTCTTCCTAGTTCGATTAGTTTACCTTGTCTTAAATTCTTAAAGCTTGAATCAGTTTCTATTGATGATGAAAATCCTGCTGATAAGCTCTTTTCAAGCTGCCCAGCTTTAGAGTCGTTGGTTATTAAAGACAGTCGTTTGAATATCAGTATTTCATCTGTCACACTTAAGCATTTTGAATTAGACAATAATCCCTCTCTACCATTAGGTAATGAGGTTAAGATTGTAAAATTAGATGCTCCAAATCTAAAATCGTTAAGCTGCAAATCTTGTTTGTCATATGACTATTGTTTAGAAAATCTTACTTCTCTAGTCATTGCGGATATTAACATGGTAGTGAAAGAAGACGCTGAAGAACTTCCGCCTGCAGATATTAACATGGTAGTAAATGAAGATGGTGAACTGCCACCTGAGGATGTTAACATGGTAGTAAACGGAGATGGTGAGGAACTGCCACTTGAGGATGTTAACATAGTTGTAaatgaagatggtgatgaacTGCCACCTGTGGAAGTTAACATAGTTGTAAATGAAGATGGCGAGGAACTGCCACCTGCGGATGTTAACATCGTAGACTTAGTAGTAAATGAAGATGGCGGGGAACTGCCACCTGCGCATGTTGACATTGTAGTAAATGAAGATGGTGAGGAACTACCACCTGTGGATACTAACATGGAAGTAAAAGAAGATACTGAGGATCTGCTTAAAACGTTTTTGGAGTTTTCTGAAGTGTTGAAAAAATCGTTTGCTCAGAATACAACAAAGCTGCTTAGAGCTCTTCACAGTGCGAAGAACTTAGCATTGTCTCCTTGGTTCCTTGAG GTACTCTCAGGAGTTCCTGACTTATCAGACATTCAGCTTCCTGTATTCATAAATCCACGAAGTTTGAAGTTGCAGACATGGCTTTCAAAGGACTGCTTTGCTGTAGTAATATCCTTGCTCAAGAAATCTCCTAATGCTGAATCCCTTTCCGTTGAAATAACCAAG AAATGCTTCGTCGAGCCCCCATCTTTTCCACTTTGTGACGAG GTTATGTCTGACTCCGCAAGTGTGCTAGACTGTCCGGAAGAAGAGTTTTTTACGCCAGGCATGCTGAGTCACCTCCGATTTCTTGAACTTCAGGGCGTAATTGGTAGCATCAATGAACTAAAGTTTGTAGAGATATTGCTGAAGAATACAGTGGTCTTGGAAGTAGTATCCCTTCACAGTTCTTCAGAAGTCTTGGGTGATGATCTGAGCCGGTTTAATATGTTCTGTGAGAAGGTGACTACTTTTCCATCAGCTTCATCGTCGGTATACATTAAGATGGAATAG